CCCTGGTTCGAATCCAGGTAGACCTGCCATTTATTTAAAGTGTAAGCCTTTGGGAAAAAGGGCTTGTCACTGAGAGCGTGAAAGTTTATATTGTCTCGCTCACGAGTGGCTACGTAGCTCAGCTGGTTAGAGCACATCACTCATAATGATGGGGTCACAGGTTCGAATCCCGTCGTAGCCACCATTTATTTTGACTGCTAGCTTTTGGCTAACGGTCCTGTAGATTCAAGTTGCGGAAGTGGCGGAATTGGTAGACGCACCAGATTTAGGTTCTGGCGCCGCAAGGTGTGAGAGTTCAAGTCTCTCCTTCCGCACCATCTTGATATACTCTACAAATAACAATTTATGCGGAAGTGGCGGAATTGGTAGACGCACCAGATTTAGGTTCTGGCGCCGCAAGGTGTGAGAGTTCAAGTCTCTCCTTCCGCACCATAAATTGAATAGTCTTAGGACTATGCCTGCAGGTCTATCGCCAAGCGGTAAGGCAGCGGCTTTTGATGCCGCCATTCCCTGGTTCGAATCCAGGTAGACCTGCCATACACAACGTTATTGAGACTTTACCAATTGTCTTGATAACCACAGATTAAGATGCGGAAGTGGCGGAATTGGTAGACGCACCAGATTTAGGTTCTGGCGCCGCAAGGTGTGAGAGTTCAAGTCTCTCCTTCCGCACCATTATCTAGATAACTCGATGAGTTATCACACTGCAGGTCTATCGCCAAGTGGTAAGGCAGCGGCTTTTGATGCCGCCATTCCCTGGTTCGAATCCAGGTAGACCTGCCATACACAACGTTATTGAGACTTTACCAATTGTCTTGATAACTACAGATTAAGATGCGGAAGTGGCGGAATTGGTAGACGCACCAGATTTAGGTTCTGGCGCCGCAAGGTGTGAGAGTTCAAGTCTCTCCTTCCGCACCATTATCTAGATAACTCGATGAGTTGTCACACTGCAGGTCTATCGCCAAGTGGTAAGGCAGCGGCTTTTGATGCCGCCATTCCCTGGTTCGAATCCAGGTAGACCTGCCATACACAACGTTATTGAGACTTTACCAATTGTCTTGATAACTACAGATTAAGATGCGGAAGTGGCGGAATTGGTAGACGCACCAGATTTAGGTTCTGGCGCCGCAAGGTGTGAGAGTTCAAGTCTCTCCTTCCGCACCATTATCTAGATAACTCGATGAGTTATCACACTGCAGGTCTATCGCCAAGTGGTAAGGCAGCGGCTTTTGATGCCGCCATTCCCTGGTTCGAATCCAGGTAGACCTGCCATACACAACGTTATTGAGACTTTACCAATTGTCTTGATAACTACAGATTAAGATGCGGAAGTGGCGGAATTGGTAGACGCACCAGATTTAGGTTCTGGCGCCGCAAGGTGTGAGAGTTCAAGTCTCTCCTTCCGCACCATCTTAATCACTATGGCTACGTAGCTCAGCTGGTTAGAGCACATCACTCATAATGATGGGGTCACAGGTTCGAATCCCGTCGTAGCCACCATCAATACAAGGTTACTTCGATTTACCAATGATCGAGATAACAACAGAATAAGATGCGGAAGTGGCGGAATTGGTAGACGCACCAGATTTAGGTTCTGGCGCCGCAAGGTGTGAGAGTTCAAGTCTCTCCTTCCGCACCATTATCTAGATGACTCGTTGAGTTGTCACACTGCAGGTCTATCGCCAAGTGGTAAGGCAGCGGCTTTTGATGCCGCCATTCCCTGGTTCGAATCCAGGTAGACCTGCCATACACAACGTTATTGAGACTTTACCAATTGTCTTGATAACCACAGATTAAGATGCGGAAGTGGCGGAATTGGTAGACGCACCAGATTTAGGTTCTGGCGCCGCAAGGTGTGAGAGTTCAAGTCTCTCCTTCCGCACCATCTTAATCACATGGCTACGTAGCTCAGCTGGTTAGAGCACATCACTCATAATGATGGGGTCACAGGTTCGAATCCCGTCGTAGCCACCATCAATACAAAGTTACTTCGATTTACCAATGTCCGAGATAACTACAGAATAAGATGCGGAAGTGGCGGAATTGGTAGACGCACCAGATTTAGGTTCTGGCGCCGCAAGGTGTGAGAGTTCAAGTCTCTCCTTCCGCACCATGATAAAAAACCCAGCTTTAGCTGGGTTTTCTTTTATCAGTCATAGGCATTTCTCAGATATAAAAAATCCAGCCTAGGCTGGATTTTTACTTAAGTCATGACTGTCTATTTTGCTTCGAAATCACTTTCTTAGCCTAGAAGCCCCAACGCTGAGTTGGGCGCCTGCTTTGCTTGAGCAAGAACAGAACTCGATGCTTGGGAAAGAATCTGAGCTTTTGTTAATGCAGTAGTTTCTTTAGCGAAATCAGTATCTTTGATACGGCTCTTAGAAGCATTCACATTTTCATTAATGTTATCTAAGTTACTGATTGCATGGCCGAATCGGTTTTGGAATGCACCTAATTCTGCACGGTGACTATCAACGAACTTCAATGCAGAGTCAACAATCGCAACCGCTTCCTGAGCGCCCGCAACAGAAGTCACATCGATAGTGTCAACGGTTACCGCTTGCGCAGGCCCCATGCTCAACTCACCAGCCAAGGCGCCACCAAATGTCGCTTCACCAGAAACTCGATTGTTGTCAGTAAAGATTTGAAGGTTGCCATCGTCACCAACTGATGCTTTAACCATGTCAGTCTGACCATTAATGTAAGTTGCCAGCTCCTCAATATCATCACCTTCTTTTGCGTTGATAGTGATATTTTGCTGCTCACCAAATACATCTGTCAGTGAAATAGTCAGATCATTGGAACCCGCTTGAACTCCCCAATCTTTATCTTTCGCATTGGCTGCAACATAGCTATTACCACCCATCATAGAGTTGTCACTACGCATATTGTTCATCGTTAACATGACGGCTTCGCCGTTATCTGCACCAATCTGGAATGATTTGGTCGCGAACGTGCCATTAAGTAGTTTGTTACCACCAAATGAAGTCGTCTCAGCAATACGGTTTAGCTCATCATTCAGTGCCGTAATCTCTTCTTGAATCGCCACACGTTCAGACTTAGAGTTTGAGCCGTTCGCCGATTGTAGCGATAGATCACGCATACGTTGCAGAATGTTGGTCGTTTCATTCATCGCGCCTTCAGCTGTCTGCGCCATCGAAATACCATCATTTGCATTACGTACAGCGACATCTAAGCCTCGGCTTTGCACATTCAAGCGGTTAGAGATCTGCATACCTGCAGCATCATCTTTCGCGCTATTGATCTTAAAACCAGAAGATAAACGTTCCATTGAGGATTGTTGTGCACTAGTTGCGCTGTTTAAGTAGCGCTGTGCAGTCATTGCCGCAACATTCGTGTTTACATTAACCGCCATAGTGGTTACTCCTATTGATTTTCCGTAGTTCGGAAGTTTCGAAAGGTTTCCGACGTCTCGGTAAACCAAGTTCTCTCAAAGTAACCTTATTAACGACGAAGAGATGATTAACTTTAGAGCAATTTTAAAAATTCCTAAGAAAAAAAGGGTTAACCATAAATATATTGATCGTTACGGCAGATATGAAATCAATGGTTAAAGATTTAGTCGAAACGGCCGGGGGGCTTAAGAGGAGAATCAAGTGGAATTCAGCAGAAAAGGAGCAAAGAAAAAGCCCCTTTTCCTTTGAGAGAACCGGGGCTAGTGTGGTAGCCATTGTGGAGATCGAGAGAAATGATCACAGCCTGGCTGCCGTGTACATAAGTGCCAGCAAACAAGAGCTAATGTGAGAGAGCTTCGTTAACTTATCACTTATGCTTGCCTAAACACCTTCACTAACCCCACGTCTGGGTATACGTTAGTGAAGATATTCATGACTACTGCAATAATGACATTGCAGAGTTTGGCAACTGTTTTGCTTGGGCAAGGATCGAAGTACCTGCCTGTTGCAGAATTTGAGCTTTGGTCATCGCAGTAGTCTCTTTCGCAAAATCAGTATCGCGAATTCGACTATTTGATGCCTCTACGTTTTCTTGGATATTTGCCAAGTTATTAATACTGTGGCTGAGTCGGTTTTGCTTAGCACCTAAATCTGCGCGCTGTGAATCAACATATCTTAGCGCGGCATCAATAATACCTACCGCATTTTGAGCGCCACCCACTGAGCGAACATCAATATTTTGTACTGTTGTTTGCACGCCCGGACCACCTTCGAGACCAAGTTCACTCGCTAAGCCACCAGAGATATTCAGGTTACCCTCAAGGTTTGGTTCAGCAGCAAAGATCTGCAATCGACCTTCTTCGTCTACCGATGCTTTCAATTTTTGGGTTTGACCATTGATATAGGTTGCCACTTCCTCAATATCATCACCTTCTTTAGCAATGATATCTAAGGTGATGGCTTCGCCATCCTTGGTCGTAAACTCAAATTTAATATCTTTCGCTGTTGGGGGAACACCCCAATCTTTATCTTTTGCTTTTTCAAGAGAAGAAACAAAACTTTGCCCACCCATGCGTGGTTCATCCGCTCGGATACTGGTAAGCCCCATGATAATGGCCTCACCTGAGCTCG
This sequence is a window from Vibrio coralliilyticus. Protein-coding genes within it:
- a CDS encoding flagellin, which gives rise to MTITVNTNVSAMTAQRYLNKATGELNTSMERLSSGQKINSAKDDAAGLQISNRLTAQSRGLDVAMRNANDGISIAQTAEGAMNESTSILQRIRDLSLQSANGTNSASERQALHEEVAALQDELNRIAETTSFGGRKLLNGSFGEASFQIGASSGEAIIMGLTSIRADEPRMGGQSFVSSLEKAKDKDWGVPPTAKDIKFEFTTKDGEAITLDIIAKEGDDIEEVATYINGQTQKLKASVDEEGRLQIFAAEPNLEGNLNISGGLASELGLEGGPGVQTTVQNIDVRSVGGAQNAVGIIDAALRYVDSQRADLGAKQNRLSHSINNLANIQENVEASNSRIRDTDFAKETTAMTKAQILQQAGTSILAQAKQLPNSAMSLLQ
- a CDS encoding flagellin, with protein sequence MAVNVNTNVAAMTAQRYLNSATSAQQSSMERLSSGFKINSAKDDAAGMQISNRLNVQSRGLDVAVRNANDGISMAQTAEGAMNETTNILQRMRDLSLQSANGSNSKSERVAIQEEITALNDELNRIAETTSFGGNKLLNGTFATKSFQIGADNGEAVMLTMNNMRSDNSMMGGNSYVAANAKDKDWGVQAGSNDLTISLTDVFGEQQNITINAKEGDDIEELATYINGQTDMVKASVGDDGNLQIFTDNNRVSGEATFGGALAGELSMGPAQAVTVDTIDVTSVAGAQEAVAIVDSALKFVDSHRAELGAFQNRFGHAISNLDNINENVNASKSRIKDTDFAKETTALTKAQILSQASSSVLAQAKQAPNSALGLLG